Below is a genomic region from Asterias amurensis chromosome 4, ASM3211899v1.
AAAGGAACTTAAGAGTTCAAGCAATTACGCTCGCAAGCAACCGAAAGCTCAGCAGACAAATATTAAGTCTGGTCTATCATAGTTCTCGGTGGCGGCAAACTCAACATcgcaaataaataataaattgttCAGTGAGATTGTTCCCTGCCATGTGAAGTCCAGTCCGCTCGACCCTCGTGTAAAACTCTGGAGCACATGTTTCCATCACGGGACGTACAGTAACGCCCACTACTGCATGCTGTCGTTGAAAAGGGGCGTTGCTTTTAGGCGCCAAACATAGCCATCTCTCAACACGTCAAAGTGAATTGCACCTTGTGAGATTTTGGCCTgaagaatgtaaaaaaaatctgcATACGGGACAAAGGCGACACGTAATGGTGTTTCTATGCTTTGACTGTTCTACAAAAGATTGTCCTATAAATCAGCAAAAGCCTGAATCACTCGCAAGAGCATGGTAAAGaccgtgggttcgaattccaacGAAGAGATAATGTCTGTCGATTTAAGTCTAACAGGGAAAGCACTGTGCTTAGTTAGGGGGAAATATCATCTTGaagcaaaacaaacatgtaTCTATTTAATAATGACATTCAGCCAAagctgtttttattgtttttactgtatgcCATTTGGGGATCTAATAAAGAGTAATTATTGAATTTAATTAAACTGACGTGAATTGAACCCTTTGTGTGCATTTTGCACAAAGTTTTGCTTGTACATAGTTTAATATGCTATCCATTTTAATTAATTGTTATAAACGTTATCTTGAAAGCTAATTGAGTTTTTAATTGATAGAAAGGGCAATCCTGAGcacattaattttgtacaaaactcAAAAAGCCATTTTGAAGTAATACTATAGCACTTTGATGATGgcactgggtaaatttgtctatACACCGAACCAAACAATGCACTTCGAAAATGtcaaccatatctcaaaaatactaaaataatGGTATTTGCAACCACATGTTTCAACATACAGTGGGCCTACTGCTGCTGTCGTTGTAAGACTGCATCACTTTTTTCTACTACGCAAAACACCTCAATCGCGTATACACAAAGAGAATTGCACCTTGAGAGATGTTGGCCCGAAGAATGTTAAAAATCTGCATATACGGGACAAAGGCGACACGTAATGGTGTTTCTATTCTTTGACTGTTCTACAAAagattttcttttaaatcaGCAAAAAAGTAAAACCACAAGAGCTGTATCGCAGAGGCCGCGGGTTCGAATGCCAACCAAGTGACCCTGTCGATTTAAGTCAAAGAACCCGGGAAATGCActgagggtgcgttcgtttagcttccctgggtcgaccccggtgtgttccggtttttttttccaggacgaatgtgggtaattatctgcacacgtttgtcctggggaaaaaacacgccacacaccggggtcgacccggagaagctaaacgaacgcacccttgaGTACACCATGCTTAGTACGGGGAGGGGGAGGTTTTatttatgcaaaacaaacatgtatCTGTTTAATGGCATAAACAAACATGTATCTGTTTAATGACATTCAGCAAaatctgtttttattatttcaatatttttactGTATGCGATCATTTTGAGTTACCCTTTTGGAGGATCTAATAACgagtaattatttaatttaactGAACTGAGTGGAATTGAGCACTTTGTGTGCAGTGCGCAAAGttttgttaaagatgctatgtcagatttttggccccaaacattcaaaaatagatttgtttgagtaaatggtatttcaaagagtatcacccgctctaacgaaaaaaagtttaacttttacttttaatggtcaggaaccatgacaaaaatttaaaacgtttcttataaaacacataagaattggtcacgtgatatattgtcgggatcccgacaaaaactagttttgagcactttatttcactgctactaacaattggcggactttttcgagcaatggctcaaatgaaagcttgtaactttctcgacccccatcaaaatacctgaattttaaatcacaatgtttgggtcaaatcggcaaaaaatttgacatagcatctttaataataaaaaagggaatcaatgtgtggtgaagaggttttcaactagtggtttaatcacaacgaggcctggttcttgataattttaccgagacgaagtcgaggtaaaaaatatcaagtactaattttgtttttcaaaacacgTTCCAGGCTTCatttcaaattgaaaaaaagaacacaaaacattccattttattttatttttataaaattgtatGACATTTATTTTGGAAAAATTAAACACCTCGCGtggtttattcttttttttcttttcaaaagagTATCCAAAACCCCATTATAGCCTAATTATGTAATGTGCAAGGAACAAGAAAAAGTTGTGGTATTTTATTGTGAATTATTGTTAACTGCCTTTTTTATCTTGATTTGGTCACGGAGGCTTATTGTACctccatgatttattaaacaaaAGTATATGATTTTCATGGCTTCCATTTGAATGAGGGCGGTATTGAAACtcagaataaaaataaataaaaaaactcaatCAAAAGACTTGGACCAAGTCTATTTTTTACCTCTCTCGATGCGAGCTCAAGAGGTCGCCCTGTCAACTTAACGGTTATGGTATTCCGACTTTTCGTATGAAATTCTACCGTATCATTTTGGGTTACCAGCGTAAACAAAAACGTGCATGTTCTAATGGCATGTTGTAAACAGTGTTGTTCTTGGTGATCAGACAGTCTGTAGTAAACGAATAAGCGCTAAATTGAGTGTTATTCGAGAAATCAGATCAGAATGGTGAGTCAAATTGTATCTAACAAGGGGTTCCATCCATAACAAGAGCTTTTCACATGATCTAATTAGCTTAGTTAAAACAAATAGTTAGTAAAAACTATAAATTAAATGCAAtggtattaatattattaattattttatttttaattataaattcctaattacattttttattttatttttttataattatcatGGGGCCTAGTGTAGTGATTGGGGTTAAATTAAGTCCATATCCAAGGATTGTTTTTCTCTAGCTAAACTAAACTTACTTTAAAGCTTGAAGCTGACCCAATTCAATTGCACTCGCTTTAAGTTGTATGTCTAACTTTACTATGTGGCCaagcttaattttgtttatttagatgatcttcctgtcagCATCATGATCATCAATGATCATCATGTCATTCATGATGGTCAAGAAGGAACTCTGCAAACTTTTCTCCTCACACGAAAACAAGGCGATGTAATTTTAGACATCGAATTGAAAAGTCTACATTGCTTTACAACAAGCCTACATACATCAGCcgttgtaaacaaaacaaatgcttCCACCAAATGTAATAATACCTGGTTGTTTCCTCTTTTtgcattttaatttaaattaaagtagttgcgataacgtaataACTCTCCTCCCGactggaggagggttacgttatcgcaactaattttAAAGTTGATTGTTTTGTGTACTGTTACTGATAGTATCATCATCATTGAGGAAATGAAATAATCAAGAAGTTAAGTTAAGGTACAATTTAAATGTctctttttacttcttttttggcCAACAGTACAGCATCTTGTTCAAGCAGGAGCAGGCTCATACAGACAGCATATGGAGCTGTGCTTGGATGAGGAGTGATAAAGATGGCATGGAGAACATCGTCACTGGATCTGTAGATGACCAGGTCAAAGTCTGGCAATGGTAAATTGATAGTTAACCGAGATGCTGaacttgcaaaggttgtgggttagaatcccacccaagtaaacatgcctgtgatattattATAGGGTTCTTTGATGAGAAGCCTACCTGGTTTTAAAAAGCACgtgacaggcctggaatttcagctTTTAAAGGGcaggccatttccattttgcaaaaggtattttcattggaaaatcttaaaatctATGGGAAAAATtcgaaggggcaccaaagccaagaccagaggcaacagaggtcatAGTTTTTGTGGCCTCCACAATTCTAGGCCTGCTTACTATAAACACTCTTGTTAACCCAAATACTTTATTCCTTTATCAGGTCCAATGATGAGCTGAAGTTGAAGTGGACATTAGAGGGTCACCAGCTGGGTGTGGTATCAGTGGACATCAACCCAACAGGGACAAGTATCCTTTATacaactgttaaaaaaaatactagcAATTTAGGCTTCCTCATTGGCTTGGACTGAAGGCGTGTCCAAACTGTGTTTCAACCAAGGAAGAGAAATGttagacttttatctgaactcagactctttttaaagacactcaggacacctttggtaataactgtcaaagaccagtctcctcacttggtgtatctcaacatgcataaaataacaaacctgtgaaaatttgaactcagttggtagTTGAAGTAGcaagataaaaatggaagaaaaaacaccagatgtggggaggcaggtctatggaccacagtagttattttgcttttgtttctcctagcccatctggaagtattttttgtattgtcatgtatTGTCGAAATGGctgaatgaataataataatagaaataattgtcacacgaagttgtgtgctttcagatgcttgactttgggacctcaaaatctaattctgaggtctcaaaattaaattcgtagaaaattacttctttcttgaaaaagagggagccgtttctcacaatgttttacagctctccattgcttgttaccaagtaagttgttgtgcttaaaattgtttttagtaattaccaatagtgcccactgcctttaagtcagcTTGGTGGAAAGAATCAGCTGTTTGGTTCGCCACAAATAAATTcatcctgctctttgatctattCTCTTGTGCTGAGGGCACTGTTCTTAAAAGTTCTGTGAAATCTTAACCCAAAGGGCTATCAAAATGTGGAAATGACATGATTTTGAGATTCTGGCTTAAATTTGGATCataatttaggtttttttttggtCAGCATTGATTCTTAACCGCCACACATGTTTTTCACAACTCCAGGGGTCAACACATACAGCTGCCTAGCATTATTTTTGATAGAAACTGGTTTCAAGCCCAAACACAACGGCATGAGAACTTAAACTGGTTGTCTTTGATTTTTTATATCTATtgtgataattattttctatCGTGTCTACATCACCAAAAACTAAACACACTACGTATATATGTTAGCTGGCAAGAGCAGTTGATAAGTGAAAAAGTCTCTTGAGTCTTAAAATGTtaccctaataataataacaataatgaaaatttataaattgcacaaatccaCAAAAGTGTTCATggcacaatacaaaacaaatagagCTAATATGTAGATAGAATACAAGGATATTGCTGAAAACCCCTGAGAGAAAAATTGTATGCAAACACTTCATAAGAAAGATAAGTTGagaagttttctttaaaaactggTTTAAGGAAACCGATGATTTGACAGTTGTTGACAATTTTAATATTGATAGGCACTGTGCAGCATGACCAGAAGATTTGCCACTTCATGAACAATTAGATATTGGCTAAATAAAAGTGCAactcttgtaaaaaaaaaaaaggtttaatccTTAACCTTGTTGTTAATAAAAGTCGCCGCCTCCAGCTCTCTTGACAGCAACATCCGCCTTTGGGACCTGGAAGTGGGCAAACAAATGAGGAGCATAGACGCGGGACCTGTGGATGCGTGGACCATAACATTCTCACCGGACGGTCGTTTCTTAGCTACAGGAAGCTACACGGGAAAGGTCAACTTGTTCGGGGTTGAGAGCGGGAAAAAGGAAGCCACCCTTGACACCAGGGGAAAGTTCATCCTCAGTATTGCATATGTAAGTTTACTGTAGATGTTAACTTTGCATCGGGtacaaagaatattaattttagt
It encodes:
- the LOC139936333 gene encoding superkiller complex protein 8-like, with product MYSILFKQEQAHTDSIWSCAWMRSDKDGMENIVTGSVDDQVKVWQWSNDELKLKWTLEGHQLGVVSVDINPTGTIAASSSLDSNIRLWDLEVGKQMRSIDAGPVDAWTITFSPDGRFLATGSYTGKVNLFGVESGKKEATLDTRGKFILSIAYSPDGKYIASGAIDGIVNLFDIQTSKLLHTLEGHAMPIRSLCFSPDSQLLATASDDGHLKVYDV